The Pirellulales bacterium sequence CGTCGGACGGCTCTTCGGACGGCACAAGATGGCGCCGGTGCTCAGCCCGGGAAAGACGTGGGAGGGGGCCGTCGGGGCGGTGTTGTTCGCCGTGCTCGCCGCGTGGATCGTCTTCCGGCTACTGCCAGTTGACAGGAGCCCAGCCACGTCAGTCCTTGGCTGGGGATGGCTCATCTACGGCATCATAGTCGGAGTCGTCGGCATGATCGGAGATCTGGCCGAATCGCTCATCAAGCGCGATGCCGGCTGCAAGGATTCAAGCCCCTGGATGCCCGGATTCGGCGGAATCCTAGACGTGCTCGATTCGATCTTGTTCGCCGCCCCAGTCGCATGGATCCTTTGGGTTTGTCGCCTTGTTTAGATGGTTTGAGCGGCATTTGGCGCTGATACACACGGGACTTCTCCTTGTCGGCACGATCGGGCCATCCGCGTCCGAGGCTTCGCTGAGCGGGAATCGCACAGTGGACTCACTCTGCAAGTAACTTCCTAGCCAAGAGTTATGTAAATCGCATCCGCTCTTTCTGGCGTTGCAACCTACGCTTCGGGTATAGTTATTACGGTAGCCCTTTCGTTCACTGGGTGGCGATGCCGTTGCTGAGACCGCCTGCGCTTAATGATTGAAACCACAATTTCGGTAGTCGATTCGAAGACGCTCGTTTCGATCTTCGGACCTCGCGACCAATACCTTCGTAAGATCCGCTCGGCGTTGGAAGTGGACATCTCGGTTCGCCAAGACCGTATCCACATCGAAGGGGACGAGGAATCGGTTCGCAAGGCGACCGGAATCCTCGAAAAACTCAAGGCCCTCGCGAATCGCGACGCAGTCTTGATGGCCGACGACGTGGCTCAGATTATTTCCACCGCCAGCGGCAATGGCGAGGCGGCTGAACACCCGGCAATCGACGTATTGCAGGCTGGTCGGCTCGTTCGCCCGCGAACGGCGGGGCAGGCAGCCTACGTTCAAGCGATTCTGGAGCACGATCTGGTCTTTTGCACGGGTCCGGCAGGCACAGGTAAAACGTATTTGGCCGTGGCGATGGCCGTTTCCGCGTTGAAATCCGAACAGATGCGGAAGATCGTGCTAGTGCGGCCCGCGGTCGAGGCCGGTGAGAGCCTGGGATACTTGCCCGGCGACCTGCAAGCTAAGATCAATCCATATCTTCGGCCGCTGCTTGACGCATTGCGCGAGATGATGGATTTCGAACAAGTAAAGCGCTACACGGAGCAAGACGTAATCGAGATGATCCCTTTGGCGTATATGCGCGGCCGGACGCTCAACGAGGCGTTCATCATTCTTGACGAGGCCCAAAACACGACCGTCGCCCAGATGAAGATGTTTCTGACGCGCATGGGAATGGGGTCCAAGATCGTCGTCTCGGGCGACACGACGCAAGTCGATCTGCCGAGCCACACCCGAAGTGGTTTGGTGGACGCCTTGGCTCGTCTTCGCGGTATTGATGGATTTCACGAGGTGAAATTGAGCGGCGCGGACATCGTCCGGCACCGGCTGGTGCAGGATATCGTGAAAGCCTATGAGGATGAGCCCAAGCGCAGGAAATGATCAGCCCAGCACCGAGCGCGAAGTACAGAAAACCAAGCTCGTTTAGCCGCGACCCAATGGGGAGCGCGGTACCGCATCCATATTGTGCTGCACCTAAACTGAAGCGGTCTTAGCCATCATGCCTAGCGGCAGCCAAAAACGAACACGAATTCAGCGCGTCGCGGCGCTGGAACTCCCCCCCAGCCCGTTCGAGCGGATTGTGGAATCGTTCCAGAGGGCCGAAGTTCTGTGGCGAATAGGGCTCTGCACGGCCGCGGCGCTGATCTTATGGGCGGTCGTGCGCGGTTGGGCGCCGCCCTTCGCTTATTGGCGAGATTACACTCCGCCGCGCAACATTGTTGCTAAAGTGACGTTTCAGATTCTCGACAAGAAAGCAACCGAAGATGCCAGGGAAAAGGCGGCTCGGCAGATCCGCTATGTCTATCAACAAGACCCGGCGGCGCTGATCCAATACCGGGCGGCGCTCAAGAACGCGGCGGCCGAGGTCGGGGCCGCCGCAACTCTGGCCGATCTTCGAGCGGGAGTTTGGCGCGAGTTTTCGCCGCCGGCCATGCCCAATGTCGAGGCCCCATCGAAGGATGAGGAAGAGAAAGAATTCCAGAAGCTTCACGCCGCCGTGGACAATAAGGAAAAGCGCGCTGCATTCGAAAAATCCATCGATCGGGCCTTCAGCGAAATCCAACAAAAGGGGATCCTCGAAAAGCTCGATCAGCAGCCCGACGAAGGAAATCAAACCGAAATCGAGATTCACCCGGTCGGCGCATCGACGTTCGCCTCAGTCGTCCCGGTTGCCGAAGTACGATCTGGCGAGGCGATTGCCCAACTCCATAGCCACCTCAAGACCGAGCTGGCGTCTCCGGAAATCGCGCAGCGCGTTTTCTATTGGATCAAGCCGAAATTGGAGAAACTGACCACGCTGACGAAGGACGTCGACGGCATTCGCAACAACGCCGACGAAGCCAGAAAGCGAGTCAAGGACATGTTCACGCCCTACAATGCGAACGAAACGCCCTTGGCCAAAGCCGGCCAACCGCTGGACGACAACGCACTCGATCTGCTGAAGCGAGAATATGATGCCGAGATGGCCGCGCTCACACCCAGCCAAAGGCTGACGCGGTCCCTCGCGATCTTTGGCATGTTTGCGGCGCTGTATTTGATGAGCGGGTTTTATATCTATGCCCGCAGCCGCCCGCTGCTTTCCGATTTCGGGCGCTTTGCCGGTTTGCTCGGATTGTGCGTCATAACCGTCGCCTTGTGCGTGATGGCCTCGGGAGACCCGATTCGCGCCGATTGGCGTGCGGAACTCGTTCCCCTGTTGTTGTTCGCCATGACGCTCTCGATCGCGTACAGCCAAGAATTGGCGCTGTTGCTTTGCGCCGCCCTGGCACTGGTGGTCGTGGTGGCCCTTGGCCAGGGATTGGCCGCATACGTCACGTTGCTCAGCGCCGCGGCCACGGCCATCTTCTTGCTCGGCCGCATCCGCACTCGCACCAAACTGATTTACGTCGGGATCTGTTCCGGCGCCGTGGGAATGTTGACCGCCATCGGTGTCGGCGTTCTCGATAACCAGCCGTTCGACTCCCTGCTAATTCGGGAAGCGGGGCGCGTCGCCGTATGCGCGATTGCGGCCGGGTTCTTGATGACCGGCCTATTGCCGTTTATCGAAAAGCTGTTTGGCGTGCTCACTGACATTAGTCTCCTGGAGATCGGCGACCCCGCTCATCCATTGCTTCAAGAGTTGGTCCGCCGCGCGCCGGGCACTTACAACCATTCGATCAATGTGGCGTCGATCGCCGAGGCCGCCGCCGAGTCGATCGGCGCTCATGCGCTTCTAGTTCGCGTGGGGGCGTATTTCCACGATATCGGCAAGATGCTTAAGCCGGGTTACTTCGTGGAGAATTCGGGATTCGAAGCCAACCGACACGAAGCGCTGGTGCCCGCGATGAGCACGCTGATTATTATTGCCCACATCAAGGACGGCGCCGATCTGGCGCGGCAGCATCATTTGCCGCGGCCGATCATCGATTTCATCCAGCAGCACCATGGCACCACGCTCGTCGAGTACTTCTTCCATCGGGCGAGCGAGCAGAGCGAATCGAATCCGGATGCCGGCAGCGTGGATGAGGCCTCGTATCGCTATCCTGGACCGAAGCCGCAGACTAAGGAAGGTGCAGTGCTGATGATGGCCGATGCGGTCGAAAGCGCCAGCCGAGCGCTGGTCGATCCGGCGCCCGCTCGCATCGAGGGGCTCGTTCACGAAATCGCCACCAAGCGGCTGCTCGACGACCAATTCGACGAATGCGGCCTGACGTTGCAAGAACTGCAGATCATTGAAGATAGCTTGGTTAAATCGCTCACGGCCGTTTATCATGGACGCGTAAAGTATCCCGATCAAAGAAGCGCCTGAGGCCACCGTTGATCGACATCGCGATTAAGATTGAGTATCCAGGATCGGGGATCGACACCGATCGCTTGAACCGCGCCGTCGAGGTCGTGCTGATGGAAGAGGGGGTCGAAGCTGCTGCGATCATTGTCGCGGTCGTCGACGACGCGAGGATTCGCGACCTGAACCGCCGCTATCTGGATCATGATGAACCCACCGACGTCCTTAGTTTTGACCTCGCGGACGAAAATGGGCGATTGGAGGGGGACGTGGTCGTCAGCGCCGAAATGGCCGAGCGGGCCGCCACCCGATTGCTGTGGCCGGCCGGCGACGAGTTGCTCCTTTATGTAATTCACGGAATACTTCACCTTGTCGGCTATGATGATCTCGACGTCCCATCGCGCACTGATATGCGCCGTCGCGAGCGGCATTATTTAGCCAGGTTCGGATTGCATCCGCCCGCGATCGATCTTGCGGGCGAAAGCCCGGACGGGTCGCAGGAAGGGAACCCCGAATTATTGCTCAGCCACGAGTTCTCGCCGTGAATCTCTTGTTTTGGATTGCGATTCTCAGTCTATTTTCCGCAGGATTTGCGTCGATCGGAGCGAGAAGTCTGCGCCGGTTTTCGCGAGCCAAGCTGGAGGAACTCTGCCGTGAGGAGCGGACGGTTCCACTTTATAGCCAGATCGTCCAACTCCGCGAGCGAACAATCGCCGGCGCGGATAGTCTTTTGGCACTAGCCGCCGCCGTCGCCACGGCCGCTGGACTCGGCTGGGCCATTACGAGCGAAACCTTCGCTTCGAATCCGGCTTGGATCGGGGAATTGGGTGGCGGGATTCTCGGCATCTCGTTGCTCTGGTCGATCACGGTTTGGATTCCGCTTGGCGTATCGCGTCTGTGGGCCGATGCGTTTGTCCTTCGAACCTGGCCGTTTTGGCGCGGCGCCGCCGCCGTCTTCGCCCCCTCCGTGTTAGCAGCGTACGGAATCAGCCGCTTGCTCCAACGGCTATCTGGCCGCGAGCCAGCTCATCCGACCGAGGAATCTCTGGAAGAAGAGATCCGCTCAATTGTCAGCGAAGGACAACGCGAGGGGCTCTTGGAGGAAGAGGCCCGCGAGATGATCGAAGGCGTGATCGAGCTGGGCGATGTTGACGTGGCCGAAATCATGACGCCGCGGACGGACATGGTCTCGATCCACTGTGAATTGCCGTGGGACGAAGCGGTACGGGCGGTCTGCCAATCGGGACACACTCGCATTCCCGTC is a genomic window containing:
- a CDS encoding PhoH family protein, which produces MIETTISVVDSKTLVSIFGPRDQYLRKIRSALEVDISVRQDRIHIEGDEESVRKATGILEKLKALANRDAVLMADDVAQIISTASGNGEAAEHPAIDVLQAGRLVRPRTAGQAAYVQAILEHDLVFCTGPAGTGKTYLAVAMAVSALKSEQMRKIVLVRPAVEAGESLGYLPGDLQAKINPYLRPLLDALREMMDFEQVKRYTEQDVIEMIPLAYMRGRTLNEAFIILDEAQNTTVAQMKMFLTRMGMGSKIVVSGDTTQVDLPSHTRSGLVDALARLRGIDGFHEVKLSGADIVRHRLVQDIVKAYEDEPKRRK
- a CDS encoding HDIG domain-containing protein — translated: MPSGSQKRTRIQRVAALELPPSPFERIVESFQRAEVLWRIGLCTAAALILWAVVRGWAPPFAYWRDYTPPRNIVAKVTFQILDKKATEDAREKAARQIRYVYQQDPAALIQYRAALKNAAAEVGAAATLADLRAGVWREFSPPAMPNVEAPSKDEEEKEFQKLHAAVDNKEKRAAFEKSIDRAFSEIQQKGILEKLDQQPDEGNQTEIEIHPVGASTFASVVPVAEVRSGEAIAQLHSHLKTELASPEIAQRVFYWIKPKLEKLTTLTKDVDGIRNNADEARKRVKDMFTPYNANETPLAKAGQPLDDNALDLLKREYDAEMAALTPSQRLTRSLAIFGMFAALYLMSGFYIYARSRPLLSDFGRFAGLLGLCVITVALCVMASGDPIRADWRAELVPLLLFAMTLSIAYSQELALLLCAALALVVVVALGQGLAAYVTLLSAAATAIFLLGRIRTRTKLIYVGICSGAVGMLTAIGVGVLDNQPFDSLLIREAGRVAVCAIAAGFLMTGLLPFIEKLFGVLTDISLLEIGDPAHPLLQELVRRAPGTYNHSINVASIAEAAAESIGAHALLVRVGAYFHDIGKMLKPGYFVENSGFEANRHEALVPAMSTLIIIAHIKDGADLARQHHLPRPIIDFIQQHHGTTLVEYFFHRASEQSESNPDAGSVDEASYRYPGPKPQTKEGAVLMMADAVESASRALVDPAPARIEGLVHEIATKRLLDDQFDECGLTLQELQIIEDSLVKSLTAVYHGRVKYPDQRSA
- the ybeY gene encoding rRNA maturation RNase YbeY, with the translated sequence MIDIAIKIEYPGSGIDTDRLNRAVEVVLMEEGVEAAAIIVAVVDDARIRDLNRRYLDHDEPTDVLSFDLADENGRLEGDVVVSAEMAERAATRLLWPAGDELLLYVIHGILHLVGYDDLDVPSRTDMRRRERHYLARFGLHPPAIDLAGESPDGSQEGNPELLLSHEFSP
- a CDS encoding hemolysin family protein, with product MNLLFWIAILSLFSAGFASIGARSLRRFSRAKLEELCREERTVPLYSQIVQLRERTIAGADSLLALAAAVATAAGLGWAITSETFASNPAWIGELGGGILGISLLWSITVWIPLGVSRLWADAFVLRTWPFWRGAAAVFAPSVLAAYGISRLLQRLSGREPAHPTEESLEEEIRSIVSEGQREGLLEEEAREMIEGVIELGDVDVAEIMTPRTDMVSIHCELPWDEAVRAVCQSGHTRIPVYNKSPDDIVGILHTKDLLVELAKPDDDSRVEWPQLLRKPFFVPETKPVDDLLQEFQRSRNHIAVVLDEFGGVSGIVTIEDVLEEIVGEIADEHDEALSDGIKAIDERSAEALAKVRIHEINERLGLSLPEDEDFDTIGGFVFHELGRIPNIGEELVWQDVRIKVLEATRRRIDRVSIRVMNKSQPAA